The Culex quinquefasciatus strain JHB chromosome 2, VPISU_Cqui_1.0_pri_paternal, whole genome shotgun sequence genome contains the following window.
AGAACTGGATATTACAGCATTCTATCAGAAATGTTCCATCGTTCTAGCAgaattctgctagaatattttgtgaCTGGGTTTGCTCTGCTGTCCGTAGAGAAAGGATATTTATTGTGATGTCAGTATCATTTCAGAGTAAGATTAAGATGTAAGTTCTTGAAAGAGCCGAACCGCTTGCGATCGTTGGTTCAAAATCAGTTTCCACCAATCTGCTGCACCTTGGCCCGGTTGCGCTTTGCGTTCTCCGCACAAACCTCATCGAACAGCTTGTCGTAGTAAATCTTCACCGTCTCTCCGAACAGCTTTCCCGGGTGATGGCCGTCACGTGCGAGTATCTGAACCAAGCGttgaaatttgatcaaatcttgcGTTTCGCCTCCACCGATCCATTCGCGCGTTGCTTCGGATGACAATATACGTTTTTTCTCACGCGCGTTGCGCCACTTGGCCCCTTCCGGTCCACGATCGCACACCACGCACTTGCAGTCGAAATCCAACGTGCTGCCATCGTGTTCATCCCACCAGGCGGGAGCATAGCTGGTGAGAATCTGGTCACCCTTTTGGATGGGACGTAGCACGATGATTTTGATTCTTCCGGAATTGACCACGGAGATCACGTTGGGGTCACACGAGTGGTTGATGAGAGACGCGACGGGGGGCAGTGCTGCCAAAAATCCAGCATCTCCGTTTTCTCTACCAAGAAGCAGCGATGAGGTCGCGCGACCGTGAATCAAGAGGCAGCGAAGCATGAAATTGCGCTGAGCTTCGGTACGGAAGATCGATTGAACCAGCGGGTTCTTCATGAAGACCAAGTAGAAAGCCGTCGCGCTCAGCTTCAAGTTGTGTTCAAGATTGGAGTTGTTGCGATTTGGTTTGGCCTGATGCAACACCTTGAACACATCCAACGGATTTGGATGGGTGAAGTCCAGCTCGAGGGGGTTGGAACCGACGGCAGCATTCGGTAGGCAGTACTTCATCATTTGGTCGATGTTGTCGTTGAATGCCGTAAGCCCGTAAAAGAACAGCCTTGGCATCATCATCATATTATCACTGGCCACATTCAGCAGCTTTGTGACCACGCTGCATTCGAACCGGTGCGTAATCCGTAAATCTTCCTCGCGACACTTCTCGCCACAGTACATGACCGCGAAGCAAAGCGAGCACGGAATCAAACTGTTTAGAAAAGCGGATCCACAATGGGCACACTCAACGAAGCTCCGTACAAACGACAGTGAACAGAGATCGCTCTTCTCATCCAGAATAACGTCTCCGGTTTTGAAGTCGCGCTCGGCCACCAGACCACGACCCATATCTCCGAACTCCTTCATGTGGATGCCCTTGGCCATGAAGGGTATCTTGGGATTAACATCAACGTTGATGTCCACGACCGGGAGTGGGACAGTGCCTTTCGAGTGTCCACCGGCGAGGCGTTCCTTGCAGTTGGCCTCTCGTGCCAACAGCTTTGGCAGCAGCCTTTCCGGATAGTTGCTCTTTCTGGCCAGATCGATGTTGTACAACGCAACCTCGTACTCTCCCAATTCGTAGTAGATGGCGGATCTGAAAAGAATTTTCATGATCTTCTCAATATTGACATTTATAACAATCGAACCAGTCTTACCGATTGGCGTAGCCGATTCCCAGGTGTTCCGAAAGGTTCTCCGCGAAGCAAATGCTCCGGTTGTACGACCACAGCGCGTCGTCGAACCGTTTTTCCAAGTAGGCAAAATTGCCAACTTTGCGATGGTAAACGGCCTTGGCGTTATCCTTGCCAACCTCTGTTGTACTAAGCAGCGGGTCATAGCGCGCCATAAACTCCCGGTACACCGAAATGTCCGCGTTCCGCCGGTGGCGCGGCATCTCCAAATCCCACCGATCTTGGATAGCCTTGAACGGGAAGTTTGGGAGCGTCATCGAATTATTTGTTGCCGCTGGTTGAAAACGTAATGGaaccatttaaaattttaatattttgcctatttgtgtaacaatttaaaagaaaattactaACAGTTAACTTACTGGAACCGACAGTGAATCGAGAGATTTATCTTGTTTTACTTTTGGCGCCAAATCTGTGATCTTTCGCCGAACTGTAATACACGCATAAATCGAATACAAACATTTCGAATTTCGACACAACTGCACactaattaggttttacgccatGATAATTTTGACAGCTCGTGCCTACACTCAAAACTAAAGTTACCGATTTAAAGGGTTGAAAGTATCCTTTTAAACGGTATTCGAGGTTTACCCTTTGCAGAAATTAAAAAGTGAGATGTGAACCGGTAACATGGAGTAAAACTTTCCCAGCTGTCGTTGaaaacttcacagaagcttgcctgaaaatttaactccatgttgcacttttaatttctcgattggcctttaaaaatttgtatcgagctgtcaaatcgcaacatggagttaatccatgatatacagccttggagTTAATCTTtatgtgcagttgctgtgatgCTTACCAAGGCAcaaactctcacttttaatttctcgatagactGCAATCTTGGTCCAATTCATTTATTAAGATCATGACAAAAATCATTCTGAAATTTAGAACAGTTAACAGTTTATCGATCGAATACAGTTAGCCACTGCGTTGTCCGAAGACATCACCTTTAACGCGCAGCATCAGCCTAGCTCGGTCACTTTGTTCGCTCCGCTGTCGAACCTCTTCGGCCAGCAAATCATGGTACCGCTTCACCACTTCGCCAAACATCTCCCCGGGATGATGGCCATCACGCGCCAGTATCTGAACCATGTGCTGGAATTTTTCGCAAAGCGGAATCTGTTCCTCAATCTTCTCGGAAAGCTCGCGTTTCGCTTCCGGCGAAATTGGGCTCATCTGCTGGTGCGCCTCGTGCCACTGGGCTCCATCCGGTCCGCAAACCACGCACTTGCACAGGAAGGCTTGCTCGCTTCCGTCGTGGGCGTTCCACCAGACCGGTGGATAGGCGATGGAAATCTGGTCACCTCTTTGGATGGGGCGTAGTACGGCGATTTTGATCGTTCCGGAATCGACGAAAGCGGCCGCGTTGGGGTCACACGAATGGTTGACGAGGGTGGCGATGGGCGAGAGTGCTCCTAGCCAACCGCCACGATCGTCTTCTTGGTTGAGAGCCAAGGAAGAACACACGCGACCGTGAAGTAGCAGGCAGCGCAGCATGGCGTTACGGTGAGCTGCGGTGTAGAACATTGATGCGACCAGTGGGTTCTTCAGGAATACCAGCTGAAAGGCCGCTACGCTTAGCTTCAACAGGTGCTCCATGGTGCGATTGCGGTTTGGTGTGGCATGATGCAGAACCTTGAACGCGTCCAAAGGGTCGGGATTTGGAAAGTCCAGATCGAATGGTTTGGAACTGATGGCAGCGTACGACCAGCAGTAGTTAAGGTACTCGGTGATGTTGTCCTTGAACGTCGTCAAGCCGTGAAAGAACAATCTTGCCGTGATCAGCATGTTGGCGTAGGTCACGTTGCTCAGTTTGGTGGCCACGGCGCACTCGAATCGATGAACGGTACGGAAGTCTTCGTTGCGGCACTTCTTGCCACAGTACATGAACGCGACACAGCCCGGACACGGAATCAAACTACTGCGGAATTCTGCGCCACAATGGGCACAATTGGAGTAGCTCCGTTCAAAAGATCCAAAGCAAAGTTCGATCTTCTCGTTCAGGATAAGGTCTCCGGCGTTGAAGTCATGAACAGCCACCAAACCTCGGCCCATGTCCTCGTACTGCGTCATGTCGATTCCATTGGCCAAAATGGGAATGCATCGGTTGGCGTCAACGTTGATGTCCAGTTTCGAGACTGGAACAGCGCCTTTGGAGTGAC
Protein-coding sequences here:
- the LOC6048202 gene encoding uncharacterized protein LOC6048202, with protein sequence MDPAAIDALLRRFDQEVPLCRRNADIALYRDFVARHDQLISAPEVAKDDGMAIRCRQAGNRAFSCLQFEPALGQYNRSICFAEPGSEQLGLGFGCRSALYFELGEYEFALYNIELAKRHNYPEKLLPKLLAREANCKERIDEGHSKGAVPVSKLDINVDANRCIPILANGIDMTQYEDMGRGLVAVHDFNAGDLILNEKIELCFGSFERSYSNCAHCGAEFRSSLIPCPGCVAFMYCGKKCRNEDFRTVHRFECAVATKLSNVTYANMLITARLFFHGLTTFKDNITEYLNYCWSYAAISSKPFDLDFPNPDPLDAFKVLHHATPNRNRTMEHLLKLSVAAFQLVFLKNPLVASMFYTAAHRNAMLRCLLLHGRVCSSLALNQEDDRGGWLGALSPIATLVNHSCDPNAAAFVDSGTIKIAVLRPIQRGDQISIAYPPVWWNAHDGSEQAFLCKCVVCGPDGAQWHEAHQQMSPISPEAKRELSEKIEEQIPLCEKFQHMVQILARDGHHPGEMFGEVVKRYHDLLAEEVRQRSEQSDRARLMLRVKGDVFGQRSG
- the LOC6048203 gene encoding SET and MYND domain-containing protein DDB_G0273589 is translated as MTLPNFPFKAIQDRWDLEMPRHRRNADISVYREFMARYDPLLSTTEVGKDNAKAVYHRKVGNFAYLEKRFDDALWSYNRSICFAENLSEHLGIGYANRSAIYYELGEYEVALYNIDLARKSNYPERLLPKLLAREANCKERLAGGHSKGTVPLPVVDINVDVNPKIPFMAKGIHMKEFGDMGRGLVAERDFKTGDVILDEKSDLCSLSFVRSFVECAHCGSAFLNSLIPCSLCFAVMYCGEKCREEDLRITHRFECSVVTKLLNVASDNMMMMPRLFFYGLTAFNDNIDQMMKYCLPNAAVGSNPLELDFTHPNPLDVFKVLHQAKPNRNNSNLEHNLKLSATAFYLVFMKNPLVQSIFRTEAQRNFMLRCLLIHGRATSSLLLGRENGDAGFLAALPPVASLINHSCDPNVISVVNSGRIKIIVLRPIQKGDQILTSYAPAWWDEHDGSTLDFDCKCVVCDRGPEGAKWRNAREKKRILSSEATREWIGGGETQDLIKFQRLVQILARDGHHPGKLFGETVKIYYDKLFDEVCAENAKRNRAKVQQIGGN